One Aquisediminimonas profunda genomic region harbors:
- the purC gene encoding phosphoribosylaminoimidazolesuccinocarboxamide synthase: protein MNRRRQIYEGKAKILYEGPEPGTLIQYFKDDATAFNAQKKGTINGKGVINNRISEHVFTLLGHIGIPHHFIKRLNMREQLVRQVEIVPIEVVVRNVAAGSLSKRLGIEEGEQLPRTILEYYYKDDALGDPLITDEHIACFGWASQEEMHDISDMAIRINDFMSGMFAGIGIRLVDFKLEFGRVWENDFSRIILADEISPDGCRLWDIATNEKLDKDRFRRDMGGEVEAYQEVARRMGLLPEGVDSAVLDLETHRKKRGK from the coding sequence ATGAACCGCCGCCGCCAGATTTACGAAGGCAAGGCCAAGATCCTCTATGAGGGGCCGGAGCCCGGCACGCTGATCCAGTATTTCAAGGATGATGCGACGGCGTTCAATGCCCAGAAGAAGGGCACGATCAACGGCAAGGGCGTGATCAACAACCGCATTTCCGAGCACGTCTTCACCTTGCTCGGCCACATCGGCATTCCGCACCATTTCATCAAGCGCCTGAACATGCGCGAACAGCTTGTCCGCCAGGTAGAGATCGTTCCGATCGAAGTCGTGGTGCGTAACGTGGCGGCCGGTTCGCTTTCGAAGCGTCTGGGCATTGAAGAAGGCGAGCAGCTCCCGCGGACGATCCTTGAATATTATTACAAGGACGACGCGCTGGGCGATCCGCTGATTACCGACGAACACATTGCCTGCTTCGGCTGGGCGAGCCAGGAAGAAATGCACGACATTTCCGACATGGCAATCCGCATCAACGACTTCATGTCGGGGATGTTCGCCGGAATCGGCATTCGCCTTGTCGACTTCAAGCTTGAATTCGGGCGCGTCTGGGAAAATGACTTTTCGCGCATCATCCTGGCTGACGAGATCAGCCCCGATGGCTGCCGCCTATGGGATATTGCGACCAACGAAAAGCTCGACAAGGACCGCTTCCGTCGGGACATGGGCGGCGAAGTCGAAGCCTATCAGGAAGTCGCGCGACGCATGGGCCTTTTGCCTGAAGGCGTGGACAGCGCCGTTCTCGACCTTGAAACGCACCGCAAGAAGCGGGGCAAATAG
- a CDS encoding YgfZ/GcvT domain-containing protein: protein MTKTTLVDRALVRLSGEDVRGFLQGLVTNDVLGQLPVWAGLLTPQGKALFDFLVWADGDDLLLDCEASEAPALVKRLSMYRLRKPITIAVDPTLAVHWSIEVGQGVPDPRDPGLGFRWIAPPGEPAKGWLAHRLSRGIVEGMAELGNDKTLWLECNAREQNGVSFTKGCYVGQENTARMHHRDKVNRKLVVEPVSSTDEDARAVYPELGLAVRVARVGS from the coding sequence ATGACGAAAACCACCCTTGTTGATCGTGCGCTGGTTCGCTTGTCCGGAGAAGACGTGCGCGGCTTCCTTCAGGGGCTCGTGACAAACGATGTTCTGGGTCAGCTGCCTGTCTGGGCCGGGTTGCTGACGCCGCAAGGCAAGGCCCTGTTCGACTTTCTGGTCTGGGCCGATGGGGATGACCTTTTACTTGACTGCGAAGCGAGCGAGGCCCCGGCACTCGTCAAGCGCCTGTCGATGTATCGCTTGCGCAAGCCCATCACCATAGCTGTGGACCCAACACTGGCCGTGCATTGGTCAATTGAGGTGGGGCAGGGCGTCCCTGATCCACGCGATCCTGGCCTTGGCTTTCGCTGGATCGCCCCGCCGGGAGAGCCCGCGAAGGGCTGGCTTGCGCATCGCCTTTCACGCGGCATTGTCGAAGGCATGGCAGAACTCGGCAACGACAAGACACTCTGGCTCGAATGCAACGCGCGTGAGCAGAATGGCGTGAGCTTTACCAAGGGCTGCTACGTCGGGCAGGAGAATACCGCGCGTATGCATCACCGCGACAAGGTCAACCGCAAGCTGGTTGTCGAGCCCGTTTCATCCACAGACGAAGACGCGCGCGCCGTCTATCCCGAACTTGGCCTCGCCGTTCGCGTGGCGCGCGTCGGGTCCTAG
- the pyrC gene encoding dihydroorotase, with protein MTDSLTIRRPDDWHVHLRDGPMLQAVLPYTAHQFARAIVMPNLSPPVTNVAEGLAYRSRIEAAIPAGMDFTPLIVAYLTDSSDADEIARGHADGVFTACKLYPAHATTNSAHGVTDIRNIMPVLERMQAIGMPLLVHGEVTDPTTDIFDREAIFIERILAPLSRQLPALKIVFEHITTADAADFVASAPANIAATITPHHLHINRNAMFAGGIRPHAYCLPVAKREQHRLAIRKAAVSGSPKFFLGTDSAPHARHTKEAACGCAGIFNAPYALESYAAAFDEDGALDRLEGFASEFGPRFYGLPLNSGSVTLERHPLQVPDRIAADGAELVPFHAGEAIGWRLLSH; from the coding sequence ATGACCGACAGCCTCACCATCCGGCGCCCCGATGACTGGCACGTCCATCTGCGCGATGGCCCCATGTTGCAGGCCGTCTTGCCTTATACGGCACACCAGTTCGCGCGCGCGATTGTCATGCCCAACCTGTCTCCGCCCGTAACCAATGTAGCCGAAGGCCTTGCTTACCGCTCACGGATAGAAGCGGCGATTCCTGCGGGCATGGACTTCACCCCGCTGATTGTTGCCTATCTGACTGACAGCAGCGACGCCGATGAAATCGCCCGTGGCCATGCTGACGGAGTGTTCACGGCGTGCAAGCTCTATCCCGCGCACGCGACAACCAATTCGGCTCATGGTGTGACGGACATTCGCAACATCATGCCCGTGCTCGAACGAATGCAGGCGATCGGCATGCCGCTGCTCGTGCACGGCGAGGTGACTGATCCGACGACGGACATTTTCGACCGCGAGGCGATCTTCATCGAGCGTATCCTCGCACCCCTGTCACGGCAGTTGCCAGCGCTCAAGATTGTCTTCGAACACATCACGACCGCAGACGCGGCAGACTTTGTAGCATCAGCGCCGGCCAACATTGCCGCGACGATCACACCCCACCATCTGCATATCAACCGCAACGCGATGTTTGCAGGCGGTATCCGTCCCCATGCCTATTGCCTGCCGGTCGCCAAGCGGGAACAGCACCGGCTGGCGATCCGCAAGGCGGCTGTATCGGGCTCACCCAAATTCTTCCTTGGCACGGACAGCGCACCGCACGCACGCCACACCAAGGAAGCAGCCTGCGGCTGTGCGGGCATTTTCAACGCGCCCTATGCGCTTGAAAGCTATGCGGCCGCCTTCGACGAGGACGGCGCGCTCGACAGGCTGGAAGGCTTTGCATCAGAATTCGGGCCGCGCTTTTATGGGCTTCCGCTCAATTCCGGCTCAGTCACGCTGGAACGGCACCCCTTGCAAGTGCCGGACCGGATCGCCGCAGATGGAGCCGAGCTGGTGCCGTTTCACGCCGGGGAAGCAATTGGCTGGAGGCTTCTAAGTCACTAG
- the rlmB gene encoding 23S rRNA (guanosine(2251)-2'-O)-methyltransferase RlmB, with the protein MRRGNRQATTPGNRPRFWGRHAVIAALANPERVVRKIWGTREALGALELPPVLPITYADVADLGRMVPSDAPHQGLVAEVEPLDDVWLGELLDRGAEDRRPLLVLDQVTDPHNVGAILRSAAAFDALGIVTQDRHAPPESGTVARAASGALEVVPWVRVVNLARALEEIAEAGFWRIGLTGHARQTLDEAMGPQKVALVLGAEGEGMRQNTEAHCDELAKLPISGKVESLNVSNAAAIALYAAVTRKED; encoded by the coding sequence ATGCGCAGGGGCAATCGACAGGCAACGACACCAGGCAACCGGCCTCGATTCTGGGGTCGTCATGCCGTGATTGCGGCGCTTGCCAATCCCGAACGCGTCGTCCGGAAGATCTGGGGCACGCGTGAAGCGCTTGGCGCGCTTGAACTGCCGCCCGTCCTGCCCATCACCTATGCCGATGTGGCTGACTTGGGGCGGATGGTGCCGTCCGATGCGCCGCATCAGGGCCTCGTTGCAGAAGTTGAGCCGCTGGACGATGTCTGGCTGGGCGAATTGCTCGATCGCGGTGCAGAAGACAGGCGACCCTTGCTTGTGCTCGATCAGGTCACGGATCCGCACAATGTCGGGGCCATCCTGCGTTCGGCTGCTGCCTTCGATGCTCTGGGCATCGTGACGCAGGACCGGCATGCCCCGCCTGAATCCGGTACAGTCGCGCGGGCGGCCTCGGGCGCGCTCGAAGTCGTGCCCTGGGTTCGGGTGGTGAATCTTGCGCGCGCGCTTGAGGAAATCGCCGAAGCGGGCTTCTGGCGGATCGGGCTCACGGGTCATGCGCGCCAGACACTCGATGAGGCGATGGGGCCACAAAAGGTGGCGCTTGTCCTCGGGGCAGAAGGCGAAGGCATGCGCCAGAACACCGAGGCGCATTGCGACGAACTGGCGAAATTGCCGATCAGCGGCAAGGTCGAAAGCCTGAATGTTTCGAACGCAGCGGCAATCGCTCTGTATGCTGCCGTGACGCGGAAGGAAGACTGA
- a CDS encoding TetR/AcrR family transcriptional regulator → MSRTNQKLRTRKDLLEAASRLLARGGTPTLDDVAAEANISRATAYRYFSGLDALLLEASLDIAVPHPDELFGLEDSSDPINRLNRVDSALHDMINAHEPSLRAMLAHSLQRGPKVEGGIPARQNRRTPLIEAALEPARDEFSPEMREMLVAALGLIIGTEAMVVFKDVLRSDDADARRTKAWMIATLVNAARREAKGPA, encoded by the coding sequence ATGAGCCGCACCAACCAGAAACTGCGCACACGCAAGGACCTGCTTGAAGCAGCATCGCGGTTGCTCGCACGAGGCGGGACGCCGACGCTCGACGATGTCGCCGCGGAAGCCAACATTTCGCGCGCCACGGCGTATCGATACTTTTCCGGCCTTGATGCACTTTTGCTGGAAGCTTCGCTCGATATTGCCGTCCCCCACCCAGATGAGCTCTTCGGGTTGGAAGACTCGAGCGATCCGATCAACCGGCTCAACCGGGTCGATTCGGCACTGCATGACATGATCAATGCGCACGAGCCATCACTTCGCGCCATGCTGGCCCATTCGCTTCAGCGGGGACCAAAGGTTGAAGGCGGTATCCCTGCGCGACAGAACCGCCGCACCCCTCTGATTGAAGCGGCACTGGAGCCGGCGCGCGATGAGTTCAGCCCTGAAATGCGCGAGATGCTGGTTGCCGCGCTGGGCCTCATCATCGGGACCGAAGCAATGGTGGTGTTCAAGGACGTGCTTCGGTCAGACGATGCTGATGCCCGACGCACAAAGGCCTGGATGATTGCGACGCTCGTCAATGCTGCAAGGCGGGAGGCCAAAGGCCCGGCCTGA
- a CDS encoding ester cyclase, whose protein sequence is MALTREQMDQKLDEHFGFEMSDNVEGVLATLSDDVVHDIVGMPSGPTYGPAAARGFYEALFSDLSDGQVVSRRRLYGDNFMVDDSLWSGRAPGRPFGIEGRNRPLSFRLLHVLEFKDDGAISRENVWVDLATIQQQLPQDQ, encoded by the coding sequence ATGGCTCTTACGCGCGAGCAGATGGACCAGAAGCTTGATGAGCATTTCGGCTTCGAGATGTCGGACAATGTTGAAGGCGTGCTTGCCACACTGAGCGACGATGTCGTCCACGATATCGTGGGCATGCCTTCAGGACCGACTTATGGTCCGGCGGCCGCACGGGGCTTTTATGAGGCCTTGTTTTCGGATCTCTCAGACGGACAGGTGGTCAGTCGCCGGCGGCTCTATGGCGACAACTTCATGGTCGATGATTCGCTTTGGAGTGGTCGAGCGCCCGGACGCCCCTTTGGCATCGAAGGCCGGAACCGGCCGCTCAGCTTTCGTCTGCTCCATGTCCTTGAATTCAAGGACGACGGCGCCATTTCGCGAGAGAATGTGTGGGTGGACCTTGCAACGATCCAGCAGCAACTGCCGCAGGACCAATGA
- a CDS encoding DNA-3-methyladenine glycosylase I: protein MIRCTWAEGDALMSAYHDAEWGVPVRDGRMLWEMLQLEGAQAGLSWRTVLYRREGYRAAFCGFDPEAVARFTPDDVTRLMGDPGIIRARAKIEAVIGNAKAYLSMQDSGEDFAAFAWSFVGDETISNDGLSVPSSTPLSADISKALKKRGFKFVGPVIVYAWMQAVGMVNDHAPDCFRRNAVE from the coding sequence ATGATTCGTTGCACATGGGCCGAGGGCGACGCCCTGATGAGCGCCTATCATGATGCTGAGTGGGGCGTGCCGGTGCGCGACGGGCGCATGCTATGGGAAATGCTTCAGCTTGAAGGCGCGCAGGCGGGGCTTTCGTGGCGGACGGTGCTCTATCGTCGTGAGGGGTATCGCGCGGCTTTCTGCGGCTTCGATCCTGAAGCCGTTGCACGCTTCACCCCGGATGATGTCACGCGGTTGATGGGTGATCCCGGCATAATTCGCGCTCGCGCCAAGATCGAAGCCGTGATCGGTAACGCGAAGGCTTATCTGTCCATGCAGGACAGTGGGGAAGACTTTGCGGCCTTTGCCTGGTCCTTTGTCGGTGACGAAACGATTAGCAACGATGGCCTTTCCGTGCCTTCGAGCACGCCGCTTTCCGCCGACATTTCAAAAGCCCTGAAAAAACGGGGCTTCAAATTTGTCGGGCCAGTGATTGTCTATGCCTGGATGCAGGCGGTCGGAATGGTCAACGATCACGCGCCCGATTGCTTCCGCCGCAACGCAGTAGAATGA
- a CDS encoding winged helix-turn-helix transcriptional regulator yields MQGSYRQFCPVAMAAEILCTRWTIVLLRELIAGSTRFNDLRRGIPRMSPALLSQRLKELEGAGVICRVPSTADPGIFEYLLTEAGRELSPVIDAFGIWGQRWIETEPTLKNLDVGLLMWDMRRNLNPEPMPRRRSVIQFLYPELPSAQRSWWLLVTPGTGVDLCSIDPGFDVDLYVSTDLRTMTAIWMGLDDVRTAQKAERLMLTGDRILAAQMQSWLGLSVFAREPKRAA; encoded by the coding sequence ATGCAAGGCAGTTACCGGCAATTCTGCCCGGTCGCGATGGCCGCCGAAATACTGTGCACACGCTGGACGATTGTGCTGTTGCGTGAGCTGATTGCGGGTTCGACCCGCTTCAACGATTTGCGTCGCGGCATCCCGCGTATGTCACCTGCGCTTCTCTCCCAGCGGCTTAAAGAACTGGAAGGCGCCGGGGTGATTTGCCGTGTGCCATCAACCGCAGATCCGGGCATATTCGAATATCTGCTGACCGAAGCCGGCCGCGAACTCTCTCCGGTTATTGATGCGTTCGGGATCTGGGGCCAGCGGTGGATCGAAACTGAGCCGACTCTGAAGAATCTGGATGTTGGCCTGCTCATGTGGGACATGCGTCGAAACCTGAATCCGGAACCGATGCCTCGGCGGCGCAGCGTGATCCAGTTCCTCTACCCTGAATTGCCTTCGGCGCAGAGATCGTGGTGGCTGCTGGTGACCCCGGGCACCGGCGTCGATCTTTGTTCCATCGATCCCGGATTCGACGTCGATCTTTATGTTTCGACCGATTTGCGCACAATGACGGCGATTTGGATGGGGCTGGACGATGTCCGGACGGCGCAAAAGGCCGAGCGGCTGATGCTCACAGGGGACCGCATTCTTGCTGCTCAAATGCAATCCTGGCTTGGTCTCAGCGTGTTTGCCCGCGAACCCAAGCGCGCAGCTTAG
- a CDS encoding tautomerase family protein has translation MPLIDIQLIKGVFTPDQKKTMIEKVTNAMVSIEGEAMRPVTWVRVQEIESGEWAIGGKPLTAGDVKSMAAGG, from the coding sequence ATGCCACTTATCGATATCCAGCTCATCAAGGGCGTATTCACGCCCGACCAGAAGAAAACGATGATCGAAAAGGTCACCAATGCAATGGTCTCGATTGAAGGCGAAGCAATGCGGCCGGTCACCTGGGTTCGCGTCCAGGAGATCGAAAGCGGCGAATGGGCAATCGGAGGCAAGCCACTGACCGCCGGAGACGTGAAGTCGATGGCGGCCGGCGGCTGA
- a CDS encoding acyl-CoA dehydrogenase family protein, with protein MSLEALARTAYNEDHEAFRQTVRQFMLKEVAPNAAKWDDDGIVPKSLWPKAGELGLLCPTVPEEYGGLGLDFGYNAIVDEESAYYGEVATGFSLQSDIVANYIISYGSEEQKKHWLPKLVSGETITAIAMTEPGTGSDLQGMRTTAKKDGNHYVINGSKTYITNGQNADLILVCAKTDTEIQPAWKGVSIILVESEREGFKRGRNLDKIGQDAADTSELFFEDVRVPMTNCLGEEGKGFIYLMSELPQERLSIAVSAQAAAQKAFDDTVAFTRDRKAFGKPILDFQNSRFVLADLKAKLQVGWAHLDWALTRHLKRELTPEEGAAAKLWHTELQWEVMDKCLQLHGGAGYMNEYPIARAWRSARVTRIFGGTSEIMKELIGRKL; from the coding sequence ATGTCGCTCGAAGCTCTCGCCCGCACGGCCTACAATGAAGATCATGAGGCGTTTCGCCAGACGGTGCGCCAGTTCATGTTGAAGGAGGTCGCCCCGAACGCCGCCAAGTGGGATGATGATGGGATCGTGCCCAAATCGCTCTGGCCCAAGGCGGGTGAACTCGGCCTTCTCTGCCCGACAGTGCCGGAAGAATATGGCGGGCTGGGCCTCGATTTCGGATATAATGCGATCGTTGATGAGGAATCGGCCTATTATGGTGAAGTCGCCACAGGCTTTTCGCTCCAGTCCGATATCGTCGCGAACTACATCATTTCCTATGGCTCGGAAGAGCAGAAGAAGCATTGGCTGCCAAAGCTCGTTTCCGGCGAGACAATCACGGCCATCGCCATGACGGAACCGGGCACGGGTTCGGACCTGCAGGGGATGCGGACGACTGCGAAGAAGGATGGCAACCATTATGTCATCAACGGCTCAAAGACCTACATCACCAATGGTCAGAATGCGGACCTGATCCTGGTCTGCGCAAAGACCGACACAGAAATCCAGCCTGCCTGGAAAGGCGTATCGATCATTCTGGTCGAATCAGAGCGCGAAGGTTTCAAGCGCGGGCGCAACCTCGACAAGATCGGACAGGATGCTGCCGACACGTCGGAACTTTTCTTCGAAGACGTCCGCGTGCCCATGACCAATTGCCTTGGCGAAGAGGGCAAGGGCTTCATCTACCTGATGAGCGAACTGCCGCAGGAGCGCCTGTCGATCGCGGTTTCAGCGCAGGCTGCAGCGCAAAAGGCCTTTGACGATACAGTTGCCTTCACGCGCGACCGTAAAGCCTTTGGCAAGCCCATTCTCGATTTCCAGAACAGCCGCTTCGTGCTGGCTGATTTGAAGGCAAAGCTCCAGGTTGGCTGGGCGCATCTCGATTGGGCGCTGACCCGCCACCTCAAGCGCGAACTGACACCCGAAGAAGGCGCGGCAGCCAAGCTCTGGCACACGGAATTGCAGTGGGAAGTGATGGACAAGTGCCTGCAGCTGCACGGCGGCGCCGGCTATATGAACGAATATCCCATTGCCCGCGCCTGGCGTTCGGCCCGCGTCACCCGGATTTTCGGCGGGACGAGCGAGATCATGAAGGAACTGATCGGGCGCAAGCTCTAG
- a CDS encoding MarR family winged helix-turn-helix transcriptional regulator, which yields MLKLDRFLPYRLSVASNAVSTRISQSYRKRFGLKVPEWRLIAILAERDSMTPQDIGQAGELDKITVSRAAAALIERGLVAQRRNPGDGRSHFLSLTPDGRALYTEIAPAALALEAELLNGFSAEDRAALAALLRRIEEAARASMDTAER from the coding sequence ATGCTGAAACTTGACCGCTTCCTGCCTTATCGCCTTTCGGTTGCATCAAACGCGGTCAGCACGCGCATTTCGCAGAGCTATCGCAAGCGGTTCGGTCTCAAGGTGCCGGAGTGGCGCCTCATCGCGATCCTTGCCGAACGGGACAGCATGACCCCGCAGGACATCGGGCAGGCAGGCGAACTCGACAAGATCACCGTCAGTCGCGCGGCAGCAGCGCTGATCGAGCGCGGGCTGGTTGCCCAGCGCCGAAATCCAGGGGACGGGCGATCGCACTTTCTTTCGCTTACGCCAGATGGACGCGCGCTCTACACCGAGATCGCGCCTGCAGCACTCGCGCTCGAGGCCGAGTTGCTGAACGGCTTCAGCGCCGAGGATCGGGCGGCGCTCGCTGCGTTGCTCAGGCGGATCGAAGAGGCTGCCCGCGCCTCGATGGACACGGCCGAGCGTTAA
- the hppD gene encoding 4-hydroxyphenylpyruvate dioxygenase: MADLFDNPLGLDGFEFIEFCAPEKGLLEPVFEKLGFTRIARHRSKDVDLWRQGEINLIANYEPRSPAAYFAAEHGPSACGMGFRVRNAKLAYDEAIARGAEPVETRTGPMELRLPAIRGIGGAIIYLIDRYGDALSIYDIDFEYLPAVDRHPVGAGFKLIDHLTHNVYGGRMDHWAKFYERVFNFREIRYFDIKGEYTGLTSRAMTAPDGKIRIPLNEEGKAGGGQIEEFLRQYNGEGIQHIAFICDDLIACLDRVRALGVPLMAAPPSTYYEMLEERLPGHGEPVAELQARGILLDGSTEDGDPRLLLQIFSQTMVGPVFFEFIQRKKDEGFGEGNFTALFKSMERDQMRRGALETAA; encoded by the coding sequence ATGGCCGACCTGTTCGACAATCCCCTTGGTCTCGACGGATTCGAATTCATCGAATTCTGCGCTCCCGAAAAAGGCCTGCTTGAGCCCGTGTTCGAAAAGCTTGGATTTACCCGGATTGCACGGCACCGGTCCAAGGATGTCGACCTGTGGCGGCAGGGCGAAATCAACCTGATCGCCAATTACGAACCCCGTTCTCCTGCCGCCTATTTTGCCGCCGAACATGGCCCTTCAGCCTGCGGGATGGGCTTTCGGGTGCGCAATGCAAAGCTCGCCTATGACGAGGCAATCGCACGCGGGGCCGAACCGGTTGAAACGCGCACCGGGCCAATGGAACTTCGGCTTCCGGCAATTCGCGGCATCGGCGGTGCAATTATCTACCTGATCGATCGCTATGGCGATGCGCTCTCCATCTACGACATCGATTTCGAATATCTGCCCGCAGTTGACCGGCATCCCGTTGGTGCGGGTTTCAAGCTGATCGATCATCTGACTCATAACGTCTATGGCGGGCGCATGGATCATTGGGCGAAATTCTATGAACGCGTCTTCAATTTCCGAGAGATCCGCTATTTCGACATCAAGGGCGAATATACCGGTCTCACCAGCCGCGCGATGACAGCGCCAGACGGCAAGATCCGCATCCCGCTCAACGAAGAAGGCAAGGCCGGCGGCGGGCAGATCGAGGAATTCCTGCGCCAATATAATGGCGAGGGCATCCAGCACATTGCCTTCATCTGTGATGACCTGATCGCCTGCCTCGACAGGGTCCGTGCGCTTGGCGTGCCATTGATGGCCGCACCACCCTCCACCTACTACGAAATGCTCGAGGAACGGCTGCCGGGACACGGCGAACCGGTGGCAGAGCTTCAGGCGCGCGGCATCCTGCTCGACGGCTCGACCGAAGATGGCGATCCGCGGCTCCTGCTCCAGATTTTCTCGCAGACGATGGTCGGCCCGGTCTTTTTCGAATTCATCCAGCGCAAGAAGGATGAAGGCTTTGGAGAAGGCAATTTCACTGCGCTGTTCAAATCGATGGAACGCGACCAGATGCGGCGCGGCGCCTTGGAGACAGCGGCATGA
- a CDS encoding VOC family protein — protein MTSPVTLSRIHHVAYRCKDAKETVEWYARVLGMDYTTAFAEDHVPSTGEYDPYMHIFLDAGGGNVLAFFELPNQPEMGRDPNTPAWVQHLAFEVPDLDSLMAAKAHIEAQGIDVIGPTFHGIFRSIYFFDPNGHRLELACNIGEPEQYRELRRVAPLMLDEWSRTKKAPRHADWLHKDPDA, from the coding sequence ATGACAAGCCCGGTCACGCTCTCGCGCATTCATCACGTCGCCTATCGCTGCAAGGATGCGAAGGAAACGGTGGAATGGTATGCCCGTGTCCTCGGCATGGATTATACGACGGCCTTTGCCGAGGACCATGTGCCATCGACCGGCGAATATGACCCCTATATGCACATCTTCCTTGATGCCGGCGGCGGCAATGTGCTGGCCTTTTTCGAACTGCCCAACCAGCCGGAAATGGGCCGCGATCCGAACACGCCGGCGTGGGTACAACATCTTGCATTCGAAGTGCCTGACCTGGACTCTCTGATGGCCGCCAAGGCACATATCGAAGCGCAGGGGATCGACGTGATCGGCCCGACCTTTCATGGCATATTCCGGTCAATCTATTTCTTCGATCCCAACGGGCACAGACTCGAGCTGGCGTGCAACATCGGCGAGCCGGAACAGTATCGGGAACTGCGGCGCGTTGCTCCGTTGATGCTCGACGAATGGAGCCGGACGAAAAAAGCCCCGCGCCATGCCGACTGGCTGCACAAGGACCCGGACGCCTGA
- a CDS encoding C13 family peptidase: MRYWLALVGALFVTGTAFAQVSPQEIAAANRGIVTEQGRDAAWHYAQHRLLAGAINALKPQRPGVVDAYVVVAGLDSDPVFGREAAQTAKVLARRFDAVGRTIVLAAGNGAGDATIPDGSPANLEVALGAIAAKMDLREDVLILYTTSHGAPEVGLAYRDGDHGYGWIGPRRLADLLNGAGISRRLVMLSACFSGEMLPYLVNDSSVVVTAADRDQTSFGCAPGNDWTFFGDALINTALRTPQPFDIAIAQAFDLIRHWEISKRLQPSRPQFYTGSAAYLWLQALEKRMPADATAKVGRPAIGGR, translated from the coding sequence ATGCGATACTGGCTGGCATTGGTTGGCGCACTGTTCGTCACGGGCACCGCCTTTGCTCAGGTTTCGCCGCAGGAGATTGCCGCGGCGAATCGCGGCATCGTGACCGAACAGGGCCGCGATGCTGCATGGCACTATGCCCAGCATCGGCTTCTTGCCGGTGCGATCAATGCGCTGAAGCCGCAGCGCCCCGGCGTCGTCGATGCCTATGTCGTGGTTGCAGGGCTTGATTCGGACCCTGTGTTCGGTCGTGAAGCGGCGCAGACCGCAAAAGTCCTTGCTCGACGCTTCGATGCCGTCGGCCGGACGATCGTTCTGGCGGCGGGCAATGGCGCGGGCGATGCAACGATCCCTGACGGGTCTCCCGCCAATCTCGAAGTCGCTCTTGGCGCAATCGCGGCAAAGATGGATCTGAGGGAGGACGTGCTGATCCTCTACACGACCAGCCACGGCGCGCCGGAGGTTGGGCTGGCCTATCGCGACGGCGATCACGGCTATGGCTGGATCGGGCCGAGGCGGCTTGCCGATCTCCTCAATGGAGCTGGCATTTCGCGACGGCTGGTGATGCTGTCTGCCTGCTTCTCCGGGGAAATGCTGCCCTATCTGGTCAATGACAGCAGCGTTGTTGTGACAGCGGCGGATCGGGATCAGACCAGCTTCGGGTGCGCCCCAGGCAATGACTGGACCTTCTTTGGCGATGCACTGATCAACACGGCTTTGCGCACCCCGCAGCCTTTTGACATCGCCATAGCGCAGGCCTTTGACCTTATTCGTCATTGGGAGATATCAAAACGCCTGCAGCCGTCCCGACCGCAATTTTATACCGGCAGTGCCGCATATCTCTGGCTCCAGGCGCTTGAAAAACGCATGCCTGCCGATGCCACCGCCAAGGTTGGGCGGCCAGCCATCGGCGGCAGATAG